A genomic segment from Glycine soja cultivar W05 chromosome 18, ASM419377v2, whole genome shotgun sequence encodes:
- the LOC114397669 gene encoding CAAX prenyl protease 1 homolog: protein MAFPYMEAVVGFMILMYIFETYLDVRQHSALKLPTLPKTLEGVISQEKFEKSRAYSLDKSHFHFVHEFVTIVIDSTILYFGVLPWFWKISGDFMTIASLNAENEILHTLAFLAGVMIWSQITDLPFSLYSTFVIEARHGFNKQTPWLFFRDMIKGIFLSVIIGPPIVAAIIVIVQKGGPYLAIYLWAFTFGLSIVMMTLYPVLIAPLFNKFTPLPDGQLREKIEKLASSLNYPLKKLFVVDGSTRSSHSNAYMYGFFKNKRIVLYDTLIQQCKDDEEIVAVIAHELGHWKLNHTVYTFVAMQILTLLQFGGYTLVRNSTDLYRSFGFDTQPVLIGLIIFQHTVIPLQQLVSFGLNLVSRSFEFQADGFAKKLGYASGLRGGLVKLQEENLSAMNTDPWYSAYHYSHPPLVERLAALDKPDKKED from the exons ATGGCGTTTCCCTACATGGAAGCCGTTGTCG GGTTTATGATATTAATGTACATATTTGAAACTTACTTGGATGTGCGGCAACATAGTGCCCTCAAACTTCCTACTCTTCCAAAGACTTTAGAAGGAGTTATCAGCCAAGAGAAATTTGAGAAATCTAGAGCCTATAGTCTTGATAAAAG CCACTTCCATTTTGTTCACGAGTTTGTGACAATAGTGATAGACTCTACAATTTTGTACTTCGGAGTATTGCCCTGGTTTTGGAAG ATATCAGGAGATTTTATGACAATAGCCAGTCTCAATGCTGAGAATGAAATACTGCATACCCTTGCCTTTTTAGCTGGGGTGATGATTTGGTCACAG ATAACTGATTTGCCCTTTTCTCTGTACTCAACTTTTGTGATTGAGGCCCGTCATGGTTTTAACAAG CAAACACCATGGTTATTCTTTAGGGACATGATTAAAGGAATTTTCCTTTCTGTAATAATTGGTCCACCTATAGTGGCTGCAATAATTGTAATAGTACAG AAAGGAGGTCCATACTTGGCCATCTATCTTTGGGCTTTTACATTTGGTCTTTCTATTGTGATGATGACCCTTTATCCAGTACTAATAGCTCCACTCTTCAATAAGTTTACTCCA CTTCCAGATGGTCAACTCAGGGAGAAAATTGAGAAACTTGCTTCCTCCCTCAACTATCCGTTAAAGAAACTATTTGTTGTCGATGGATCCACAAGATCAAGTCACAGCAAT GCCTATATGTATGGATTCTTCAAGAACAAGAGGATTGTGCTTTATGACACATTAATTCAACAG TGCAAAGACGATGAGGAAATTGTTGCTGTTATTGCCCATGAGTTGGGACACTGGAAGCTCAACCATACTGTGTACACGTTTGTTGCTATGCAG ATTCTTACACTTCTACAATTTGGAGGATATACACTGGTGCGAAATTCAACTGATCTGTATCGAAGCTTTGGGTTTGATACCCAGCCAGTCCTCATTGGGCTCATCATATTTCAG CATACTGTAATCCCACTTCAGCAATTGGTCAGCTTTGGTCTGAACCTTGTCagccgatcatttgaatttcag GCTGATGGCTTTGCTAAGAAGCTTGGATATGCATCTGGACTACGCGGTGGTCTTGTGAAACTACAG GAGGAGAATCTTTCAGCTATGAATACAGATCCTTGGTACTCTGCTTATCACTATTCTCATCCTCCCCTTGTTGAAAGATTGGCCGCGCTGGACAAACCGGATAAGAAAGAAGACTAA